Genomic DNA from Carnobacterium divergens DSM 20623:
TGGATTAATCACACTGAAGTAAGTCGCGTGTAACGAACCTGCGATACTTGCCGTCGCTGCGCCAATGATAAAGGCAATGGTTTTGTATTTTGTCGTATAAATTCCCATTGATTCTGCTGCAATCTCATCTTCTCGAACAGCAATTGTCGCTCTTCCCGGACTACTACGAATGTAATTTACAATGATAATGGTTGTTAAAACTACAAAGATAAATAAAATTTGCCATGTTGTAAAGTACGGAATGCCACTTAAACCAGCAGCTCCATTTGTCAAATCTCCCATATTTAAAATAGCGATTCGAATGATTTCTGACACACCTAATGTTGCAATGGCCAAATAATCTCCTTTTAAACGTAACGTTGGAATTCCAACTACCAACGCCACCAAACTAGCTACGGCTATCCCAAGTAAAATACCCGCTGCAAACCCTAGCATTGTAGGAATTTTTAAAGTCATAATTCCACAACAATACGCACCAATCGACATAAAACCTGCGTGACCCAATGAAAATTGTCCCGAAAATCCGATAATCAAATTCAACCCTAGCGCTAAAATGATGTTAAGACCAATTGTAATCAGGGTGATTTCATAAAAAGCATCAATTAATCCAAGATAAATTCCTAACCAAATGAGTAAATAAGCGCCCGCAATAAAAATGAGCCAGCCAAGATTGTATTTATTAAATTGTTTCATTTTTATCACCTACACTTTTTCTTTTGTATTTTTTCCAAGAAGTCCAGAAGGCTTCACAACTAAGATTAAAATTAAGATGCCATAAACTACTGCATCCTTAATCATTGAATTGCCATATCCGCTAATTAATGTTTCAATAATTCCGATAGTAAATCCTCCAAACATCGCTCCTGGAATAATGCCAATTCCACCTAAAACAGCTGCGATAAAAGCTTTCAATCCGGGTGCTGTTCCCATCATTGGCGCAATCGAATTATAATAAATCCCTACCAAAACACCCGCGGCACCCGCTAATGCGGAACCAATCGCAAAGGTAAATGAAATAGTATTGTCTACATTAATTCCCATCAATTTAGCCGAATCTGCATCCACGCTTACTGCACGCATGGCTTTCCCCATTTTGGTTTTTTTCACAATAAACTGCAACGCCAACATCAAAACAACGGTCACAACAAAAATAGTAATCTGTTGTTCATTGATGGTAATGCCCCAAAATTCATAACTTTTATTTTTGATTGTCTCAGGGAACGCCCGAACTTCAGGTCCCATAATCAGCAGCACTGTGTACTGCAATAAGAAGGACACACCAATTGCGGTAATCAAAGCCGCTACTCTGGTTGCCTTTCGTAAAGGTTTATAGGCTACACGTTCAATTATAACTCCTAAGATTGCACAAAAAATCATTGAAAAAAGTAAAGCTGGAATAAGTCCAAGATTAAAATTACGAATAACAGTATATCCCACGTAAGAGCCAACCATGTAGATTTCACCATGAGCAAAGTTGATTAATTTGATAATGCCATAAACCATTGTATAGCCTAGCGCGATCAATGCATAAATACTGCCTAAGGACAGTCCGTTTATTAGTTGTTGAATTAAGTTATCCATTTGACACCTCACTATTCATTAGTTTGCAAAGAAATCTTTGCCATTTTTAAATCAAAAAGGCGCTAGGCAAGCGTTACACCTAGTCACCTTTTTACTTGGATTAAGGATTTACTACTGTGTTGCTAACTTCTTTCCCATTTTCAAGC
This window encodes:
- a CDS encoding branched-chain amino acid ABC transporter permease, with product MDNLIQQLINGLSLGSIYALIALGYTMVYGIIKLINFAHGEIYMVGSYVGYTVIRNFNLGLIPALLFSMIFCAILGVIIERVAYKPLRKATRVAALITAIGVSFLLQYTVLLIMGPEVRAFPETIKNKSYEFWGITINEQQITIFVVTVVLMLALQFIVKKTKMGKAMRAVSVDADSAKLMGINVDNTISFTFAIGSALAGAAGVLVGIYYNSIAPMMGTAPGLKAFIAAVLGGIGIIPGAMFGGFTIGIIETLISGYGNSMIKDAVVYGILILILVVKPSGLLGKNTKEKV
- a CDS encoding branched-chain amino acid ABC transporter permease, which produces MKQFNKYNLGWLIFIAGAYLLIWLGIYLGLIDAFYEITLITIGLNIILALGLNLIIGFSGQFSLGHAGFMSIGAYCCGIMTLKIPTMLGFAAGILLGIAVASLVALVVGIPTLRLKGDYLAIATLGVSEIIRIAILNMGDLTNGAAGLSGIPYFTTWQILFIFVVLTTIIIVNYIRSSPGRATIAVREDEIAAESMGIYTTKYKTIAFIIGAATASIAGSLHATYFSVINPSDFGFMKSVDILIIVVFGGLGSITGTFIAAILLGIINIVLQDFGAIRMIIYAVALIAIMVFKPSGLLGTKEFTIKGLLDRLHKNSPKKEGEE